A single genomic interval of Nycticebus coucang isolate mNycCou1 chromosome 21, mNycCou1.pri, whole genome shotgun sequence harbors:
- the MAFB gene encoding transcription factor MafB encodes MAADLSMGPELPTSPLAMEYVNDFDLLKFDVKKEPLGRTERPGRPCTRLQPAGSVSSTPLSTPCSSVPSSPSFSPTEQKTHLEDLYWMASNYQQMNPEALNLTPEDAVEALIGSHPVPQPLQSFDGFRGAHQHHHHHHHHPHPHHAYPGAGVTHDELGPHAHPHHHHHHHQASPPPSSAASPAQQLPTSHPGPGQHAAASATAAGGSGSVEDRFSDDQLVSMSVRELNRHLRGFTKDEVIRLKQKRRTLKNRGYAQSCRYKRVQQKHHLENEKTQLIQQVEQLKQEVSRLARERDAYKVKCEKLANSGFREAGSTSDSPSSPEFFL; translated from the coding sequence ATGGCCGCTGACCTGAGCATGGGGCCAGAGCTGCCCACCAGCCCGCTGGCCATGGAGTACGTCAACGACTTCGACCTGCTCAAGTTCGACGTGAAGAAGGAGCCTCTGGGGCGCACGGAGCGTCCGGGCAGGCCCTGCACTCGCCTGCAGCCGGCCGGTTCCGTGTCCTCCACACCGCTCAGCACGCCGTGCAGCTCGGTGCCCTCGTCGCCCAGCTTCAGCCCGACCGAACAGAAGACCCATCTCGAGGATCTGTACTGGATGGCGAGCAACTACCAGCAGATGAACCCCGAGGCGCTCAACCTGACGCCCGAGGATGCGGTGGAGGCGCTCATCGGCTCGCACCCAGTGCCACAGCCGCTGCAGAGCTTCGACGGCTTCCGCGGCGCGCACcaacaccaccatcaccatcaccaccatcctcaCCCACACCACGCATACCCGGGAGCCGGCGTAACCCACGACGAGCTGGGCCCCCACGCGCATCcgcaccaccatcaccaccaccaccaagcgTCGCCGCCGCCGTCCAGCGCTGCCAGCCCGGCGCAACAACTGCCGACCAGCCACCCAGGGCCCGGGCAGCACGCGGCAGCCTCGGCGACGGCGGCGGGAGGCAGTGGCAGCGTGGAGGACCGCTTCTCCGACGACCAGCTCGTGTCCATGTCGGTGCGCGAGCTGAACCGTCACCTGCGGGGCTTCACCAAGGACGAGGTGATCCGCCTGAAGCAGAAGCGGCGGACCCTGAAGAACCGGGGCTACGCCCAGTCGTGCAGGTATAAACGCGTCCAGCAGAAGCACCACCTGGAGAATGAGAAGACACAGCTCATTCAGCAGGTGGAGCAGCTTAAGCAGGAGGTGTCCCGGCTGGCCCGCGAGAGAGACGCCTACAAGGTCAAGTGCGAGAAACTCGCCAACTCCGGCTTCAGGGAGGCGGGCTCCACCAGCGACAGCCCCTCCTCTCCTGAGTTCTTTCTGTGA